The uncultured Bacteroides sp. genome has a segment encoding these proteins:
- a CDS encoding P-II family nitrogen regulator — MKRIEAIIRKAKFSDVRKALREADIEFLSWWDVKGQGNARQGLIFRGVAYDISAIDRICISFVVRNINLDKSIDAILKAAYTGESGDGRIFISSIEESIRIRTGDRGDESLYDKDKK; from the coding sequence ATGAAGAGAATTGAAGCAATTATTCGCAAGGCAAAATTTAGTGATGTACGTAAGGCGTTACGTGAGGCCGATATCGAATTCTTATCATGGTGGGATGTAAAAGGTCAGGGTAATGCTCGCCAAGGTCTTATTTTTAGAGGTGTAGCATATGATATCAGTGCAATTGATCGTATCTGCATTTCATTTGTAGTCAGAAATATTAATCTGGATAAATCAATTGATGCCATCTTGAAAGCTGCTTATACAGGAGAAAGTGGCGATGGAAGAATCTTTATTTCAAGTATTGAAGAGTCAATACGTATACGTACCGGAGATAGAGGAGACGAGTCTCTGTATGACAAAGATAAGAAATAA